A single genomic interval of Helianthus annuus cultivar XRQ/B chromosome 13, HanXRQr2.0-SUNRISE, whole genome shotgun sequence harbors:
- the LOC110939472 gene encoding 7-ethoxycoumarin O-deethylase, producing MEFLIIVSTLLLSYILISVLGVGKPKNLPPGPTRLPIIGNLHLLGALPHQSLAKLAKIHGPIMSLQLGQITTLVISSATAAEEVLKKQDLAFSARNVPDAVRAYNHDRHSISFLHVCTEWRTLRRIVSSNIFSNSSLEAKQHLRSKKVEELIAYCRKAALSNENVHIGRAAFRTSLNLLSNTIFSKDLTDPYEDSGKEFREVISNIMVDSAKTNLVDLFPVLKKIDPQGIKRGMARHFSKVLGIFDQLIEERMRTGRFEQGDVLDACLKMMQDNPDEFNHTNIKDLFLDLFVAGTDTTSITIEWAMTELLRNPHIMTKAKEELEKVIGKGSIVKEDDVLRLPYLSCIVKEVLRLHPPSPLLLPRKVVTQVELSGYTIPAGTQVFVNAWAIARDPTVWDDSLEFKPQRFLESGLDVRGHDFDLIPFGAGRRKCPGLPLATRMVPIMLGSLLNNFDWKIDTKVPYDVLDMTEKNGTTISKAKPLCVVPIPLN from the exons ATGGAATTTCTTATAATAGTGAGTACTCTTCTCTTATCTTACATACTTATCTCGGTTTTGGGGGTAGGCAAACCCAAGAACTTACCTCCAGGCCCAACACGGTTGCCGATCATAGGAAACCTCCACTTGCTGGGAGCGTTACCGCACCAGTCGCTAGCAAAACTAGCCAAAATTCATGGCCCGATAATGTCTTTACAACTCGGTCAGATCACCACGCTCGTCATATCCTCAGCCACTGCCGCGGAAGAAGTACTCAAAAAGCAAGACCTTGCTTTCTCCGCGCGTAATGTCCCTGACGCGGTGCGTGCCTATAACCACGACCGACACTCCATCTCATTTCTCCATGTGTGCACAGAGTGGCGCACCCTCAGAAGGATCGTTAGTTCCAATATCTTCTCCAACAGCTCTCTTGAAGCCAAGCAGCACTTGAGGAGCAAGAAAGTTGAAGAGCTAATAGCATACTGCCGGAAAGCTGCTCTTTCGAATGAAAATGTGCACATCGGTCGTGCTGCATTTAGAACCTCGTTGAATCTTTTATCCAACACTATTTTCTCCAAGGATTTAACAGACCCGTATGAGGATTCAGGTAAAGAGTTTAGGGAGGTGATTAGCAACATTATGGTGGACTCCGCAAAGACAAATCTTGTTGACTTATTTCCAGTGTTGAAGAAGATTGATCCACAAGGGATCAAGAGAGGAATGGCTCGTCACTTTTCCAAGGTTCTTGGGATATTTGATCAGTTAATTGAAGAGAGAATGAGAACGGGCAGATTCGAACAAGGTGATGTATTGGACGCGTGTTTGAAAATGATGCAAGATAACCCAGACGAGTTCAATCACACAAACATAAAGGATTTGTTTTTG GATTTGTTTGTTGCTGGCACTGATACAACCTCGATTACAATAGAATGGGCAATGACAGAACTACTACGCAACCCACACATCATGACTAAAGCTAAAGAGGAGCTTGAAAAAGTTATTGGTAAAGGTAGTATCGTAAAAGAGGATGATGTATTGAGGCTACCCTACTTATCATGCATAGTGAAAGAAGTCTTACGACTGCACCCGCCATCCCCCTTACTTCTTCCACGAAAAGTTGTGACACAGGTGGAACTCAGTGGATACACCATCCCAGCGGGCACACAGGTGTTTGTGAATGCATGGGCCATAGCAAGAGACCCAACCGTATGGGATGACTCACTAGAGTTCAAGCCACAACGATTTTTGGAGTCTGGGCTTGATGTCCGAGGCCATGATTTCGATTTAATCCCGTTTGGTGCTGGACGAAGAAAATGCCCTGGTTTACCACTTGCAACACGTATGGTCCCTATCATGTTGGGCTCATTACTCAATAATTTCGACTGGAAAATTGACACTAAGGTTCCATATGATGTTTTGGACATGACTGAGAAAAATGGAACCACTATATCCAAGGCCAAACCTCTGTGTGTTGTTCCAATACCATTGAATTAG